GGGCCCAACGGGATGTCCGACCAAAACGACACCTGGCTCACAGAGGACCATCGGTCAAGATCACTTGTCAGAGGACAGCAGGCCCTGGCCGACGGCTGCTCTCACAGCTATCGCACCTCACAGAGCAGCGCGCCTACCTGGGGAAATGGGCTGCGAGGGGGCGGCGGGCGCACACCTACGATTCCTGTCTCACTGGACGCTGCCGCGCATCTGACCTGCCGCACTGGCGCGCGAAGCGATCTCAGCCGCGACGGTCAGGGGGACGGGAGCGTGCTTCTCAGGAGTGGGGTGTCATTCCTTGCGGGTCGTTCTGCGGGGCGTACGTCTTCATTGTCTTGTCTGTCATGAGTGCTGAGATCCGGAGCCATTCCTGGTGTTCCACTTCGGCGGTGCGGAGCCATTCCTCGGCTCGGTAGCTGTCCAGTGCCTGCCCGGCGATGTCGCGCTGGTATTCCTGTGCGTCCTCAGCGGCGCGAGCGACGTCCTGGAAATACACGTCCTTAAAGCCTTCGGCGATGATTCCAGGCATCTCCTGGTCGCTGGCCCCGGCGTCGCGGGCGTCGAACAGGCGCTGCGCGTACGTCGCGGGGAGGCGGACAGTGAGGCGTCGGAAGCGGCCGTCGTCGGTGGTGCCGACCGACGTGGTGTAACCGAAGCGGGCCCGCGTCTCCACGGTGATCCCGGTGGCGGCGGCCTGCTTCCGCCGACGCTTGCGGACCTGAGGCTGCCAGCGGGACCGGACGGCGCTGTCGATCTTCGCGGCGATGTCCTTGGGCGGGTGCTTGCGCTCGCCCTTGCGGTAGCGCTTCACCGACCGCTGGGTCACGCCCAGCTCGGCAGCCACGGCGCGCGTCGTCTTCAGCTGCTTCATCAAGAAGTTGATGCGGCCCTGGCCAGCCGCCCCCGCTGGGACGCGAGAGATCTCGTCGTACCGGTTCTTGGGCCGTCGTACACAGTGTTTCTGGGAGCCGCACGTGCTCGACACAGCGGAATGAGGCCGCCAAACCCGTCCGGAACGAGATCGGCGGCCGCTGCTCAGGCGTTGAGGTCCAGTACGCGGACCGGCTCGCCCTCCCACCGCTTTGGAGCGATGGTGGCGATGATCGCTCCGTCGGGGCGGTCGAGGGTGGGCTGCGCCGCGTACTGGCTGTGGGCCGCCGCCCAGGTCTCCTGCCGGGCGATGGCCAGCGCGGCGGCCAGGTCCAGGTCCAGGACGGTGATACCCGGCATTGCGGCCAGGTGCTCGGCCGTGCCGGGCCGGGCGCGGCCGGCTTCGACGAGCGCGCACGCCGGGGCGTACAGGAACCAGCCGGATTCGGCGTGGGCTCGGTGGATGAGGCGGGAAGCGAGGACGTTGCCCTGGCCGGTCGCGGCCAGGGCCGTGTCGTCCAGAACGATATGCATGGCGTCGCTCACCGGGCCGTCACCCGGGCCAGGCGCCGGTCCAGCTCACTGTCCAGGTCATCCTGTTCAGCCGGGGTGGGTGAGTAGCCGTTCCACTCCTCCAACGCGGCCCGGGCCTTCTCGGCACGTTCTGCACGCCTGCAAAATCCATCTCGCCGGCGAAGGCGGTTGTCGCCCCATGGCCTTTCCTTCTCACGCCAAAGCAGTGGGGCGACGCGCCGCAGATGATCGACGTCCTCGAACGTATCCTCGTTTCCCGTCCGCACGGCGGTCACCCCCGCACCAGGCCGGACCACCTCGGCGGCGACAAGGCATACAGCTCACGCCGCAACCGCCGCTACTTGCGAAGACGCCAGATCAAGCACACCATCCCTGAGCCGAGGGACCAGCGGGCCAACCGCAAACGGCGCGGAAGCAAGGGCGGTCGCCCCACCGACTTCGACAGCGAGATCTGCAAACGCCGCGACGAGGTCGAACGCACGATCAATCGGCTCAAGAACTCCCGAGCCGTCGCCACGCGCTACGACAAGAGGGCCCACGGCTTCCCTGGCACAGTCACGGCCACGGCGATCCGGCTCTGGCTGCGTACCCGATGCATGCTCAGCGTGCAGGGCCTGCCAGGAGTAGGGCGTTGAGGGTGGCGTAGTCGAGTCCGCCCTCTACGGCGCTCGTCGTGCCTTGGGCCAGTAGCTCACGGGCAGCTCGTGCGGCCAGCCCGTACGCTGCCTCGGCGATCGAGGATCCCGCGCTGATACGGGCGATTCCCGCCCCGGCGAACTCGGACACGGGCAGTGCTCCAGGGCCGGCCAGGACGTTCACTGGCAGGGGCTGAGAGTCCACGAGCGACCTGACCGCCTCGGCGGCCAATGCGCCGAGAACGAAGATGCCGTCCGCGCCAGCTGCCGCGTAGGCGCGGGCGCGAGCCAGCGTCTCGTCCAGCCAGGCCGTGCGGTTGTCGGGCGTCAGGCGGTGCGTGTCGATGCGGGCGTTGATGAACAGCGGGACGCCGGTCTCGTCCGCGGCCCTGCGGGCCGCCGCGATCCGTTCAGCCTGCTCGGCAACGGGACGCAGGGTGTCCTCCAGGTTGATGCCCACAGCTCCGGCTGCCAAGACGCCGCGCACGGTCTCGGCCACACCTGCCGGGTCGGTCGCGTAGCCGCGTTCGATGTCGGCGGTGACCGGCACGTCGACGACGGCCGTGATCCGTGTGATTGCGTCCAGTGCCTGGTCACGCGTCAGACGGTCGCCGTCGCCGTGGCCGAGTGACCAGGCGATCCCGGCGCTGGTGGTCGCGATTGCGGGGGCACCGGCGTGCGCCACCACTCGGGCGGACGCCGCGTCCC
The sequence above is a segment of the Streptomyces sp. NBC_01224 genome. Coding sequences within it:
- a CDS encoding isocitrate lyase/PEP mutase family protein, which translates into the protein MATLLDKAQLFRSLHVPGTPVVLPNAWDAASARVVAHAGAPAIATTSAGIAWSLGHGDGDRLTRDQALDAITRITAVVDVPVTADIERGYATDPAGVAETVRGVLAAGAVGINLEDTLRPVAEQAERIAAARRAADETGVPLFINARIDTHRLTPDNRTAWLDETLARARAYAAAGADGIFVLGALAAEAVRSLVDSQPLPVNVLAGPGALPVSEFAGAGIARISAGSSIAEAAYGLAARAARELLAQGTTSAVEGGLDYATLNALLLAGPAR